The Primulina eburnea isolate SZY01 chromosome 6, ASM2296580v1, whole genome shotgun sequence genome contains a region encoding:
- the LOC140835188 gene encoding putative E3 ubiquitin-protein ligase XBAT35 — MGQQQSKDELLYRQVSYGNIEGIKSLRTEGAGLEWIDSEGKTPLVVACMNPELYNVAKTLIELGANVNAYRPGRHAGTPLHHAAKRGLEHTVKLLLSHGANALLINDDCQTPLDVARAKGYSNVVRTIEGHVCLFSGWLRELYGPGILERFAPQLLSRKVWVVILPCGSRNLRKPLKLELAIYATNQDAQTRTIFPLWKANLDEPNFNLPDPAAIISDLSKSTRIKLAPALESEKQQLQRFCNACKGIPQVMHTSFPFNNPILNAPATAPATSEDEEIAMAINASLQSATIESQPHIASYTPSQPDASTSSINPMNTSNHQENHYDGASSSHDTTGSKLEVSTVTPALENPPPVSVPSAPHADESVDAGPIHYPSIDSIDTSPVDLSPPSGHSISVSTGEMYENGVVSSSCTICLDAPLEGACVPCGHMAGCMSCLIEIKAKKWGCPVCRSKIDQVIRIYAV, encoded by the exons ATGGGGCAACAGCAATCGAAAGATGAGTTGTTGTATAGGCAAGTGAGTTATGGAAATATTGAAGGCATCAAATCTCTTCGAACCGAAGGAGCTGGCCTGGAG TGGATTGATAGTGAAGGGAAGACTCCACTTGTTGTGGCTTGCATGAATCCAGAGCTTTACAATGTAGCAAAAACTTTGATTGAACTGGGTGCAAATGTAAATGCTTATCGCCCAG GCCGTCATGCAGGAACTCCATTACATCATGCTGCAAAAAGGGGCCTGGAACACACCGTGAAGTTGCTTCTTTCACACGGAG CAAATGCACTTCTAATTAATGATGACTGTCAAACACCACTTGATGTTGCAAGAGCCAAAGGGTATAGCAATGTCGTACGAACAATCGAG GGGCATGTTTGCTTATTCTCTGGTTGGCTGCGAGAGCTTTATGGACCTGGCATTCTGGAACGGTTTGCACCTCAGTTGCTTTCAAGAAAAGT GTGGGTGGTTATTTTACCTTGTGGTTCCCGTAATCTTAGAAAGCCTCTCAAGTTGGAGCTTGCCATATATGCTACTAATCAG GATGCCCAAACAAGGACAATTTTTCCACTCTGGAAGGCCAATCTGGACGAACCAAATTTCAACCTGCCAGATCCAGCAGCAATAATATCTGATCTATCAAAAA GTACACGAATTAAACTGGCACCTGCTCTAGAAAGTGAGAAACAACAATTGCAGCGTTTTTGTAACGCATGCAAAGGAATTCCACAG GTGATGCATACATCATTTCCTTTCAACAATCCCATCCTTAATGCCCCGGCAACCGCCCCAGCAACTTCAGAAGATGAAGAAATTGCTATGGCAATTAATGCCTCCCTTCAGTCTGCTACGATTGAAAGTCAGCCACATATAGCATCTTACACACCATCTCAACCAGATGCTTCAACAAGTTCGATCAATCCCATGAACACCTCCAACCATCAAGAAAACCACTATGATGGGGCATCTTCTAGCCACGATACTACCGGAAGCAAACTTGAGGTTTCTACGGTTACACCGGCCCTCGAAAATCCTCCTCCAGTCTCTGTCCCGTCGGCTCCACATGCTGATGAATCTGTAGATGCTGGCCCGATTCACTATCCCTCAATTGATTCAATCGACACAAGCCCTGTCGATTTATCTCCACCATCTGGGCATTCCATTTCTGTTAGTACAGGTGAAATGTATGAAAATGGTGTGGTTTCTTCATCTTGTACAATATGCCTAGACGCTCCACTGGAGGGAGCTTGTGTCCCGTGTGGGCACATGGCTGGGTGCATGTCTTGTTTGATTGAAATTAAGGCCAAGAAATGGGGCTGCCCTGTATGTCGTTCCAAGATCGATCAGGTTATACGTATATATGCTGTTTAG